In Chondrinema litorale, one genomic interval encodes:
- a CDS encoding Crp/Fnr family transcriptional regulator: protein MEDFIEYILQFGNLNKQQIDLIKRKAKEIEINKDDYLSEAGKIPRQVGFLLEGIFRFCYYNNRGEEITNYLIDENHFVTDYQNFAANMAASEYVQAVTNCKLLVFSKKDWDELLNTIIGWDKVVSKIVEKCLVQKIEARSPLVSEDATTRYLSFLEKFPTFVNRVPLSYIASYLGITQQSLSRIRKNIR from the coding sequence ATGGAAGATTTTATTGAATATATTTTACAATTCGGCAATCTGAATAAACAGCAAATTGACTTGATAAAAAGGAAAGCTAAAGAAATAGAAATCAATAAAGACGATTATCTATCGGAAGCAGGAAAAATACCAAGACAAGTTGGATTTCTTCTTGAAGGAATTTTTCGATTTTGTTACTATAACAATAGAGGTGAAGAAATTACAAATTATTTAATTGATGAGAACCATTTTGTTACAGATTATCAAAATTTTGCTGCAAATATGGCAGCTTCTGAATATGTACAAGCTGTTACCAATTGCAAGTTGCTTGTGTTTTCCAAGAAAGATTGGGATGAGCTTTTAAACACTATTATCGGTTGGGATAAGGTTGTATCTAAAATAGTAGAAAAATGTTTGGTACAAAAAATTGAAGCAAGAAGTCCATTAGTTTCAGAAGATGCGACTACAAGGTATTTATCATTTCTTGAAAAATTTCCGACTTTTGTTAATCGTGTACCTCTGTCTTATATTGCTTCCTACTTAGGTATTACCCAACAATCATTAAGTAGAATAAGAAAAAACATTCGCTAA
- a CDS encoding SDR family oxidoreductase gives MKSAFITGANKGIGLATAKQLLQKGFYVYIGSRNLENGLQVIEKLKAQGYSNVEAIQIDVTDNNSVKNARVELGKRIGILDVLINNAGISGVKFDQNGNYIPQTWTATEATIDTFKEVYDTNVYGVVRVTQAFLDLLKKSAEPRIVMVSSTVGSLTLQSDPNWQAYSYGKFAVYGSSKSALNMYTVHLAYELRDTPFKVNMVDPGYTKTDFTNYNGGEVEEAGKRIAKYALIDENSVTGRFFSEETNPETGEIGW, from the coding sequence ATGAAGTCAGCATTTATAACAGGAGCTAACAAAGGAATTGGTTTAGCTACAGCTAAGCAACTTTTGCAAAAAGGTTTTTATGTTTATATCGGAAGCAGAAACTTGGAAAATGGTTTACAAGTTATTGAAAAGCTTAAAGCACAAGGTTATTCAAATGTAGAAGCCATTCAGATTGATGTAACTGATAATAATTCAGTAAAAAACGCAAGGGTAGAACTTGGCAAGAGAATAGGAATTTTAGATGTTTTAATAAATAACGCAGGTATTAGTGGAGTAAAGTTTGACCAGAATGGCAATTACATTCCACAAACTTGGACAGCTACAGAAGCAACCATAGACACATTTAAAGAAGTATATGATACAAATGTTTATGGAGTGGTTAGAGTAACACAAGCCTTTTTGGATTTATTAAAAAAATCGGCTGAACCTAGAATTGTAATGGTCAGTTCAACAGTTGGTTCGCTTACACTTCAAAGTGATCCGAATTGGCAGGCATATTCATATGGAAAATTTGCTGTATATGGCTCATCAAAATCGGCTTTGAATATGTATACGGTACATTTGGCTTATGAACTTCGCGATACACCATTTAAAGTAAATATGGTAGATCCTGGTTATACCAAAACTGATTTTACAAATTACAATGGTGGTGAAGTTGAAGAAGCAGGAAAACGAATTGCAAAATATGCTTTGATTGATGAGAATAGTGTAACAGGGAGGTTTTTTAGCGAAGAAACCAATCCTGAGACAGGTGAAATTGGTTGGTAA
- a CDS encoding transposase produces the protein MIQKACLGIQRIKIFLQEVITSRGKSCHIQTLKDIFKRYRLVWKRYRKSIKPERDEVLFEFFKLELSCLEQQAKEGMIVWFFAWHRMDVSGFNLNPNVPYGWQPMGQQILLPAKRSSTNWTVLGTLNIHRQSFYGYIMPEACKAKTVVEVLSNLSERINKKTLVVLDNARHGMHRVHDKLPELMCNP, from the coding sequence ATGATCCAAAAAGCCTGTTTGGGCATCCAAAGGATAAAAATATTTCTTCAGGAAGTGATCACTAGTAGAGGTAAAAGTTGCCATATACAAACGTTGAAAGATATTTTCAAAAGATATAGATTGGTATGGAAGCGCTATCGAAAGAGCATAAAACCAGAAAGAGATGAAGTACTTTTTGAGTTTTTCAAGTTAGAATTAAGCTGTCTAGAGCAACAAGCAAAAGAAGGGATGATAGTTTGGTTTTTCGCGTGGCACCGTATGGACGTATCAGGTTTTAATTTAAACCCAAATGTGCCTTATGGTTGGCAACCAATGGGACAGCAAATTTTGCTTCCTGCTAAACGCAGTTCAACTAATTGGACAGTTTTGGGAACACTTAATATCCATAGACAAAGCTTTTACGGCTATATAATGCCAGAGGCATGCAAGGCAAAAACAGTGGTTGAAGTATTGTCTAATTTAAGTGAAAGAATTAATAAAAAAACGCTAGTGGTATTAGATAATGCCCGGCATGGAATGCACCGGGTGCACGACAAACTTCCCGAATTAATGTGTAATCCTTGA
- a CDS encoding helix-turn-helix domain-containing protein: MRQHRFIKASKEEVELLKARLKEPMSRQESVRIEGLLLSIKGYTMEQIVDILEVNRDTISRWFNRWDQGKMNNLANLPKSGRRRIYTETEEKK, encoded by the coding sequence ATGAGACAACATCGATTTATCAAGGCAAGTAAAGAAGAAGTTGAATTATTAAAAGCTCGACTTAAAGAACCAATGAGTCGACAGGAATCTGTTCGCATAGAAGGGTTATTGCTGAGTATAAAAGGCTATACTATGGAGCAAATCGTAGATATATTAGAAGTAAATCGTGATACAATATCTCGTTGGTTCAATCGATGGGATCAAGGAAAAATGAACAACTTGGCTAATCTTCCTAAAAGTGGTCGAAGACGTATCTATACAGAAACAGAAGAAAAAAAATGA
- a CDS encoding AraC family transcriptional regulator produces the protein MKQEENTYHFKSISQLLRDLGLPAPSHPLIALVDYSKVQTENLRNGAKVSLDFYKVSFKNEFRGQVKYGHGYYDFEEGGLAFLKPKQVVFTPDNVQSYEGYVLYFHPDFIRNYPLGKTINQYGFFSYSVSEALFLSAKEKDIVQNVFNSIGLEIETNIDQYSQDVLVSQLELLLNYSNRYYNRQFITRKVVNHEIISRLDALIDEYVSTDQGLENGLPSVQFISEQLNVSQRYLSDMLGSLTGYNTQQYIQNNILEYSKDLLSSTSLSVSEIAYKLGFEHPQSFSKLFKAKTQQSPLAFRQKFN, from the coding sequence ATGAAGCAAGAAGAAAATACATATCATTTCAAAAGCATTTCACAATTGCTAAGAGATTTAGGATTACCAGCCCCATCTCATCCATTAATAGCTTTGGTAGATTACAGCAAAGTACAAACTGAGAACTTGCGAAATGGAGCAAAAGTTAGTCTAGATTTTTATAAAGTTTCATTTAAAAACGAGTTTAGAGGACAAGTTAAATACGGCCATGGATATTACGATTTTGAAGAGGGTGGTTTAGCCTTTCTTAAACCCAAACAGGTTGTTTTTACTCCAGATAATGTCCAAAGTTACGAAGGATATGTTTTATACTTTCATCCTGACTTTATTAGAAATTACCCATTAGGTAAAACCATCAACCAATATGGCTTTTTCTCTTATTCAGTATCAGAAGCACTTTTTTTATCAGCAAAAGAGAAAGACATTGTACAAAATGTGTTTAATTCCATTGGTTTGGAAATAGAAACGAATATCGATCAGTACAGTCAAGATGTGTTGGTATCGCAGTTAGAACTCTTATTAAATTACAGTAATCGCTATTACAACCGGCAGTTTATAACACGTAAAGTGGTAAATCATGAAATAATAAGTCGGTTAGATGCTTTAATTGATGAGTATGTATCGACTGATCAAGGTTTAGAAAATGGCTTGCCTTCTGTTCAATTTATAAGCGAGCAATTAAATGTCTCGCAACGTTATTTAAGTGATATGTTAGGCTCATTAACTGGATATAACACCCAGCAATACATTCAGAATAACATTTTAGAGTATTCTAAGGATTTGTTGAGTTCAACCTCCCTATCTGTTTCAGAAATCGCTTATAAGTTAGGTTTCGAACACCCTCAATCTTTTAGTAAATTGTTTAAAGCGAAAACTCAACAATCTCCACTAGCATTTCGGCAAAAGTTTAATTAG
- a CDS encoding SDR family oxidoreductase — MQSQIKDKVVAITGASSGIGKTIAIELAKNGVKIVLGARRIEKLKEVSEQIKKEGGHVVYKSVNVKNKSDLAQLVNLAIEEYGKLDVIINNAGYSEISRIDELDIEGWDKMIDVNLKGVLYGMAAAIPIFKKQQSGHIVNIISTSGIKIVPMQGVYAGTKNAVRTIAEAFRQESDGNIRITGISPGFVKTSFVENMKNEEMKIAAQTRMDTIAIPPEAIANAVIYAISQPKEVEVGDIVIRPAVQN; from the coding sequence ATGCAAAGCCAAATTAAAGATAAAGTAGTAGCAATTACAGGAGCGAGCAGTGGTATTGGTAAAACCATTGCCATAGAACTGGCAAAAAACGGAGTTAAAATAGTTTTAGGTGCTCGTAGAATAGAAAAGTTAAAAGAGGTCTCTGAACAAATTAAGAAAGAGGGAGGACATGTAGTTTACAAGTCAGTAAACGTAAAAAATAAATCTGATCTAGCTCAATTAGTAAATCTGGCAATAGAAGAATATGGTAAGTTAGATGTCATAATAAATAATGCTGGCTATAGTGAAATTAGTCGAATTGATGAATTGGATATTGAAGGTTGGGATAAGATGATTGATGTAAACCTAAAAGGTGTTTTATACGGAATGGCAGCAGCGATACCTATTTTCAAAAAACAACAATCAGGGCATATTGTTAATATCATATCTACATCAGGAATTAAAATTGTACCTATGCAAGGTGTTTATGCAGGAACAAAAAATGCAGTTCGCACAATTGCAGAAGCCTTCCGTCAAGAGTCTGATGGGAACATACGCATTACTGGTATTTCGCCGGGATTTGTTAAAACTAGTTTTGTAGAGAATATGAAAAATGAGGAAATGAAAATTGCCGCACAGACTAGAATGGATACAATAGCCATTCCTCCTGAAGCCATTGCAAATGCTGTAATTTATGCGATAAGTCAACCGAAAGAGGTAGAAGTGGGAGATATAGTTATTCGTCCGGCCGTGCAGAATTAG
- a CDS encoding helix-turn-helix domain-containing protein, with protein sequence MKKNEHVPKRFDSLSEALNAFGMPAPQHPLITMINGVDNLVSFQPPEHDHVLNFYKISFRPNMGGTLKYGQTFFDFNEGGMLFAAPNQIIGRNESTQNIDAPLCTQQQVSLLIHPDFLLNYPIAKKIKQYNYFAYTANEALHLSEKEKATILSIFRIIEDELNSRIDEFSQDVIVSQIELLLNYANRFYKRQFITRKAENTTMLQKLEEILDAYFDEQKSLDQGLPSVQYLADCLNISPSYLSDMLRSLTGQNAQQHIQNKLVEKAKEKLSTSSLSVGEIAYELGFEHSQSFSKFFKTKTKYSPVEFRKSFN encoded by the coding sequence ATGAAAAAAAATGAACATGTTCCTAAAAGGTTTGATTCGCTATCTGAAGCTTTAAATGCATTTGGTATGCCAGCACCTCAACATCCATTAATTACTATGATTAATGGAGTTGATAATTTAGTGTCGTTTCAACCACCTGAGCATGATCATGTATTAAACTTTTATAAGATATCATTTCGCCCAAACATGGGCGGTACATTAAAGTATGGTCAGACTTTTTTCGATTTTAATGAAGGAGGGATGCTATTTGCTGCTCCTAATCAAATAATAGGAAGAAATGAGTCTACTCAAAATATAGATGCCCCACTATGTACTCAGCAACAGGTTAGTTTGCTAATTCATCCTGACTTTTTACTTAATTATCCCATTGCCAAAAAGATTAAGCAATACAATTACTTTGCATATACTGCGAATGAAGCTTTACATCTATCTGAAAAAGAGAAAGCTACAATTCTTTCCATTTTCCGAATAATTGAAGATGAATTGAATAGTAGAATTGATGAATTTAGTCAAGATGTAATTGTTTCTCAAATTGAGCTTTTATTAAATTACGCCAATCGATTTTATAAAAGGCAATTTATCACTCGTAAAGCGGAGAACACTACCATGTTGCAAAAATTAGAAGAGATTTTAGATGCATATTTCGATGAGCAAAAATCGTTAGATCAAGGTTTGCCATCAGTTCAATATCTGGCAGATTGTTTAAATATTTCTCCAAGTTATTTGAGTGATATGTTACGCTCGCTTACTGGGCAGAATGCTCAACAGCATATTCAAAATAAACTAGTAGAAAAGGCAAAAGAAAAACTCTCTACAAGTAGTCTATCAGTGGGAGAGATCGCCTACGAATTAGGCTTCGAGCATTCTCAATCTTTCAGCAAATTCTTTAAAACTAAGACCAAATATTCACCAGTAGAATTCAGGAAGTCTTTTAATTGA
- a CDS encoding SDR family NAD(P)-dependent oxidoreductase, producing MAHQNEKSEASNTEKVWFITGSSRGFGRIWTEAALERGDKVVATARKFESIADLKEKYGKQVLTLEMDVTQPNQVKSAVEAANEYFGRLDIVLNNAGYSLVGTIEEANTDEIRALYETNVLGTVSVIQAVLPLLREQGKGHILGVSSGLGHLAYPVIGYYCSSKWAFEAIHESLAIEVKPFGIDVTMIEPGAYATEFGSQDSLKFSQSLVEYDNLKSQFIGNLKNIEQGNPKATPEAIFKVVDAEQPPLRLFLGKNNLPEVKEAYAQRLKTWEAWKTVSDAAQG from the coding sequence ATGGCACATCAAAATGAAAAAAGCGAAGCTAGCAATACAGAAAAAGTATGGTTTATAACAGGTTCATCTCGTGGTTTTGGGAGAATTTGGACAGAAGCAGCATTAGAAAGAGGTGACAAAGTAGTTGCAACAGCACGAAAGTTTGAAAGCATCGCAGACTTAAAAGAAAAATATGGCAAACAAGTATTGACTTTAGAGATGGATGTAACACAGCCAAATCAAGTAAAGTCGGCAGTTGAAGCTGCTAATGAATATTTTGGTAGGCTAGATATTGTATTAAATAATGCAGGATATTCACTTGTGGGAACCATTGAAGAAGCAAATACTGATGAGATTCGCGCATTGTATGAAACCAATGTATTAGGTACAGTTTCAGTGATTCAAGCTGTATTACCACTATTACGAGAACAAGGCAAAGGGCATATTCTAGGAGTATCAAGTGGACTTGGTCATTTGGCTTATCCGGTAATTGGTTATTATTGTTCATCTAAATGGGCATTTGAGGCGATTCACGAAAGTTTGGCAATAGAAGTAAAACCATTTGGAATAGATGTTACTATGATAGAGCCAGGTGCTTATGCTACAGAGTTTGGTAGTCAAGATTCTTTAAAGTTTTCTCAAAGTTTAGTGGAGTACGATAATTTGAAAAGTCAGTTTATAGGAAACTTAAAAAATATAGAACAAGGCAATCCAAAAGCTACTCCAGAAGCCATTTTTAAAGTTGTTGATGCAGAACAGCCACCTTTAAGATTATTTTTAGGTAAGAATAATTTGCCAGAGGTAAAGGAAGCTTATGCACAAAGATTAAAAACTTGGGAAGCATGGAAAACAGTTTCTGATGCAGCACAAGGATAA